Part of the Zingiber officinale cultivar Zhangliang chromosome 6A, Zo_v1.1, whole genome shotgun sequence genome, tctaccgaaaaatttcgacagcatctcccctgtaccggtgaccataaactgaaatacatacatagtatacatcaaccacaggacggctggaacatatattaaacactcacgcagttaaataagtgtcaaacaccaaaaatacatacttactatactgaattcatcttagcatactatctaaaacaatctcaaatgacatggaactcaaaatacaatctcaatatttattaatcactaaaatgcggaaaactcaacatcccaagtctctcccatagtcctgacatcacataccatccgcacctcctcctcgtcttcctttatctgcagtaagaggaaatacaatctataagcaaaatgcttagtaagcgttatctaactcacaaaaatctcgatatgcatgtacatatatctataacatgaactaactgaatgcttactgaagactactcatgttcatccaatagtaaaggaatcaaccaggataaaatgctaaacatgtaaagctactcatgctcttctaatagcaaagatcAGTAAGTTAATCTaattaacatgctagcataaaagaaaactaaacttgctgatttaaaacaaaatgaaacttatttgttctaaacttattcttttattccacttgcttacaacttatactttaatacttttatacttatgtgaaacttattttacttgttcaaaaacttatactttaatacttcaaaataataatcaacttctcttggacccggtaactgtacttgctatgcgcgcatccctaactagacccgaggtaactagtcccgaatctagtagggtttactaggttatctaaacctagggacgactatgggagcccagcccaaggacaattgagagtccagtatactaggttatctaaacctagggacgactatgggagcccaacacaaggacaactgagagtctagtacagtgccactgataaaagtaaaatacttgttatcttttaatacttctaatatataatgtctcggcattttctttagcaccttgtgtgccaaaatctctaaagtcttgactttgggatctacttaaggccttggcctttttctttattttctttatctttcttatacttgttaatacctctaataggaggatgtctcatacaaaacacactacaacaaaaacattaaaagacaacggttaaaaaccgttgtcgtaggccctttaaaaccgttgtaattggcagtgttgttaaaagtggggggctacgacaacggttttaaaccgttgtctttgaatgaaaagacaacggtcttgcaacggttttaaaccgttgtctttgaatgaaaagacaacggtttaaaaccgttgtttttTAGAGCATTTTTTTCCCAATTACAACCGTTTTTgaggctacgacaacgatttttaactgttgtctttgagggtgatagacaacaataatgGTTTTAAgccgttgtcttttaaattattatcttttaataccaatatatcatatttcaatttaaatatataataaagaatcataagcaagaaagaatattccccacatcaatattattcaaaatgttagttatacaagaattacaattacaaaagaagaaacatatctcatgttcaaataaaatttatcccaatacaaataaataaataaactctatTTACAATTAATGAACAATATGAAGTTGGTGCCGAAGAAGAACTAACTTGTGAAGGACTCAGTACCAACATCCAAGTAATTAGAACCTTAATTATCTAATCAGGGAGGGGAATATCTGCATGATCCTCTCTGACGGGTGCAACTTCAGATCTACTCATTCCATCAACTTGAAATGAACCACCACTCTCTATGTTAACATGTGAAGAATTCAATAGGTCGACGAATGTTACTTCAGTCTCCTTCCTGAAGGTTAAGTAGATCACAGCAAGAATGTACACTGCCATGAGAGGGAAAACAATGATGTTGATGAGAACGTTAGCAATTGCTGGTAGGCTGCTATCAATGAGCCAACTGACAAAGCTGGTGCTTAAGAAGTAGATGTTGATTGCTACCCGAAGCAAACCAAGAATCCATGACACCACAATGATCTACACATCAAATATATATAGTCATTTACTCTATTAATTATCACTTACAAATATAAATTATCTGAGTAAACTTACATATATTGAACTTTTATGAGGTCCCATTTTTGTTTGACTGCTGCTGAATTTGAGAAGAGATAAGAGTGCAAATGGCAACTCAAATGATAGTACCATCTGCATTACATAAATGAGAATTTTGATACTTGAGAAATGTTGTGTCAAAAATCCTGTTCTCACACTTATATTGCTTCTGAATACTAAGATTATGAAATTTGGAGAAGGAATATCAATAGTACCGATGAGATTATGATGAGTCGTTCGGCTCCTGAGGAACCACTGATGATGGACACGATGAGACTTGGAGTGATTGCGATTGATCGAGTCATGAGATTCCTCAGCCATTTTTTCATCTTCATGTTTAGAAAACCCTTCAAGGGAATTGGGAATTGGGTAAAGACAGATTACGAATATCATACATTAGTTTAATCTTTGTGTTTCCTATCAAATTACCACCTGCATGATGTATTGCCCAGCGTATGTACCAGTTATTGCAGAGCTCTGTCTAGAGGCTAACAATGCAATGGCATAAACAGTTGAACTAGACTTTCCAAGGACATCCTGAAAAAAAATGGAGCAGTGTTGAAATTGACACACTTTTTCTAAAAATGGTGGAAAAGTTAGTCCTTCACAAGATAGTATAAAGGAATGAACAACGAAAGATCAGTAATAAAAATCATCATCTCTGAcatgtaataaaaaaattattctttttgacAATCGCATATATAGTTTCAACCTAAAAACTTAGTACGAACAAAAATAcatttttttgtttatattgacAAAAATACTGCATCATTATTCTATTGATTGACAATAATTCAAGGGGAAATCTAACATGTAAGTATAGTTATATAAAGAAGCTATTGTAAAACTTACTTGAGTCAAATTATTAACTTGGATATTGAACTTTTGAATGACTGCAATAATGTTCCTCTTTAGCACTGTAGTTTCTTCAATAAAGCTACTTGTTATATATCTATTTAAATAcacactttaaaatttaaataatgttAAATAAGGTCCAATGcattataaacaaaaaattataaCAAGTATGAGGTCAAAAAAATATTGAACAACAGACATAAATCTTAAATGAGTTTCGTATGCTAAATAAACTCCATCAAGAAGCTACTACTTGATTAAAGGATAAAGTTTCTAGTCTTAGTGAAAGTGCGGGCTCAACTTGCAACTTTAATCAACTTATTCAAGCAATAGCGGATACAACTTGATCAAGGGCTTCATGTAATTCCCACTAGTGGGTGATTCTTAATCAACAATTATTATCTCAAAGGAGGGATAAGGGATTCTCAgataaatctgttgtagcattgCAGAAACTAAGCTCTGATAGGTCTTGTTTCACCATCAAGTGTAtggaaacaaaataaaaccaTTAGTGTGTTTAAGAAAACAAAGATTTATAATCTACTTATCTGTACAAGCACCCAAGAAGTATGAGCTTCATCAAGACTAATAATCTGTGAATAAAGTAAATACGAGATGGACTAAGATTAAGGACACTTTCAAAGAGAAACAATTATAATGTCAAACAGAGGGGaaaatatagaattaagtatTCAAATTATACAATAACCCAACACAAGTGACACAATAGACTTCTTCCGAGACAATTAAGATATTAACAGACTTATTTTGCACTCATTTTTATCTCAAGAATGTTCCATTAAGAGGGAAAAAGTTAAACTAGATGCAATTATGCAAACTAACCTTTCCATTCAACATTGCAAGTATTTCTTCGATCCGCTCGATCTCTACGACCAGAAAAATGAGAAGCCAATTAGAAATAATCAtaagaaatctaatacataaaggAGTATAAAGGAATCTGACAATGTTTACTCGCATTGGAAGAATAAATTATATCATTGGATTATAGCACCAGAAAAACATGCTAATTACATCAATTTTCAATCTCTAAAGTTAACACAAGGCTGTGCTTACCAACCTGGAACCACATAGTCGAATGAACAAGTCACGTTCTTGCATTAAAGAAAATGTTATCTTTCACATAATCAAATAAAACAGATGCAATGTGTTGACGATTGCTGCTCACGAAACTTAGAAGCAAGGAAAGGCCTAGTCAAAAGAGAGAGCAAGGAGTCACGATCAGAGAGCACCGAACCAGATGAAAGCTTATTGTGCGCATTCTGAAATGCATTTGATATCTTAGGTAGTTCAACCCAGCGGACTGTTCTAGTAGCATTTTCCATTCGCTTGAAAGGATCCTCTATCTGTAAAGTTGAAAGATCATCAACTAGCTATAGACTGCAAGTAATTATTCCAAGAAATTTCAGCAGAAACATCAACAATCTTACAATCAGGGGCAGCGATCTACAAAAACGATGGCTTTTTTGTCGTCCTTCATATGTCGAGATGCTATAATCTGAACCAGAAGTTCTAATATCTGAAAACTGCACATATAGATTAAATATTGATCAATACCCCAACAGCCTCTTTCTATCATAGCCTACTTTATATAAATTCAAGATAAGAAAATCGAGACTTGCTCAGTCTAAAACGCTAAATATTGTACAATTAGGTAACTAGCCATGAATCTAAAAGATCGCACCTTGTCGAAAAAGGACAGCAAAAGTTGAGCAAGAGAGCTTTGGTTTATGATTCTGCTAGATCTGAACCTCTGTATATTTGCGGAACACACATCCTCAAAAGGACTCCCAgagaagttactccatcctgcagCAACAAAGAGTAGAAAATACACAAACACTAAGGAAAGACCTATATCATAATTATAGACATGCAGGCATGCAAAAAAGACTTAGgaaataaaaatgtttcaagGCTTTAGAAGATATATATCTCGATCAGAAAttctttcttcattaattattGCTCGCAGTAGTGGGAAAATACACATACCCAAAAGGTCAAACTAAAACCTACCAATTTCCTTTCAGCCCAAAATTTATATATTATGGAAGTTATCTTCCCTCTATGCTGATTTGcaacaaataaacaaaataatgcAGTCTTCCTATTGCGCGTGAGGAGAAAACTGCTAAgaccaaaagtaaatatagaatatttaaaagaaagctaGAAGAAATAAATAAGCCAAGCAAATTAAGAACAGAAATATCAGATATAAAATGCTCGAAAGCAATTCTTTTTAACATCAAAACATGAAGGGTGAAACCAAACAATCAAGAGCAGAAACACAATATGCAGGAATGTTAAAAACAAGTTTTTTTTCCTCTCATTTTTGAACAGGAAATTGAACAAATGCCCTGAAGGCAAATACTCCAATTTGGAAGTGCTTAGAAACCATCCTTTTACTCAATCTcttaatgcttaaacaaaaaacaCAGGAACTACAGTAGCGACAGATCTTTCAAGGAAACCTACACCAAAATGAGCTCGAGGAAAGGGGGAACCTTAGCATTCATCCAATTTCctattcttttcttcttctttttttttaatttcaaaaacaaaAAACTTCATTATTAGCAATTTCTTGAAAGCGAAAACAAACTCTTACCCTTCCGTACGCGTTCGCTTCGTGGCCGGCAGCGATGAGGTCGGCGACGTCCTTTTTGAGCCACTGCACCGTGGCCTGTTTCTTACTTCGTATCGGCCCGATCCTCGCCCTTATGTTCTTCGCCGAGTGCTTGCTGCTGCCCAGTCGATCCATCGTGAATATCCACCACCAAGAACAAAAGCTCCAAACTTTACCAAGAAACAGAATTACTTCTTACCATTTGTTGAAAAATTTCCCACCTAGAATTCCACCCAGCATCGTTCTTCTCCCCCTTCTATGCCTCACTCCCCCTGCTCTCTGTTTCACAACTCCTACGGCGAAATGTGAAAGTAATTGATGGCCGGAAGAGTACAGAAAAAGAAGGAAACATATAACGAGGAGATGAAAAAAGGCTACCTGTGCACCCACAGAACAAGCAAAGATGGTAATAGGGTGGCAGTGAGCTGTGAAAGAATTTCTGAAGAAATTAAATGGAGCAGTGGAAGCGGGCGGCAGAAGGGAGGAGGCAGGGCAAAGAAGGGGCGACAGGTTTAGGGCttggatcgagaaggtaaaggggcgGAATACGGCGGCAAAAaatttcggggagagggaaagaaaaaacgtCGCGGCAAAAAATGGCGAAGGGGGAAAAGCGGCGAAAGAAAGAAACAATgacattcaacaacacttaatagacaacggtttttaaaaaccgttgtcgtaatcccagaAAAAaatgcacatagacaacagttttaaaaaactgttgtcgtagcctttaaaaaccgttgtcatagccctaaaaaaatataaatagacaacggtttttaaaaaccgttgtcataagccaaaaaaaattgctaaaagacaacggtttttgataaaaccgttgttaaaaggcaaaaagacaaccatttggtataaaaccgttgtcgtttgaatgttgttgaatgaggtttttcttgtagtgacagcactaaaatgcttattaacattgcactgaaatgcttaacagaattacatggaaatacttaataaagctgtactgaaatgcttaacagagttgcatgaaaatacttaataaaactgtactgaaatgctcaataaaactgtatattatgctaatcaaaattctgcatatttagctaacagaaatctgcatactgtgctaacaaaagtgcactataagcttaatgaaaatctgcactataagcttaattaagatctacactataagcttacataaaaatctacattataagcttaataaaaatctgcactataagcctacataaaaatttgcatacaagcttaaactaaatctaaaacttgttggaattaaaacctacacTGCATGCTTCGTATTAAAAGGACTAAACTAGCTGACTCTAATCATATGCCTCGGCAATTTAAAATGGAAACTAAAACACCAACACCGAAGACTAAACTATCCACAAACCTAATTCGTCAACGATTACCTATCACTATTCGGCAGATAGCCAACAGAGACCATTAAATTGCTACACACTAATTTGGTACATAACCCAAATTAAACGAAACTTAAGTGAATCTACCTATTACTGGTTAAGGATACAAACGGATCTGTGCACAACATATTTATTACACCATCACAAAGCTGCAGAATTCAAAACACATAAGCTATTCTCAATTATTCTCTAACCTCCTTATTCTATGCTTACACTATCTAGCATCATTACTAGATATGAAAAATGAAATCCCAAAGCTCTAGCAATAACACTTGTATCTAATTTCTGCATACATGAATCATATCAATTAAAACTAAATCAATACATTCAAAGAATGAAATTCCAGTACTGTCGATTGAACTAAAATTTACAACACACTCAAGTAGGTCTCAACATACATTGTTCTGCATAGAATTTACAACATATAAAGTCTGTTACAAGTATCAGAAAATTACAAACAAATTCCGAATTGTCAATTTGTTCTTCTAAACCTGGTTTTGCTATCGATAGCCACCAACCAAAATGAAAACTCATTTCAACCATCATTATATGTTTTACCAAAGTCTATTGAAAATCTTAAATCGAtatcaaaacaaaactaacatgaatccgaaactactcttctgcaggtgaggaagcacttaccacgattcttggattcaaaccgaaggagacgaaggcttctagggttcgggtttCTTGAAATTGTagcctcttcttcgtgctcacgggtccTTCTTGACAAGAGGAGCTCGAATTCGAGAAGAGCTCGTGGAAATCCCCTtcggtcggccgccggagacgaagctagggcttcgttctGTTTTTGCCCGAGAAGAGCCCGACGTCATgcgagagagaagaagaaaggggagaGGTTTTGGTTTCGGAAAAATAATCCCTAGGTTCTCCCTTTAATACTTAACTATTTTTGTTAActaacttaaataaattcgctaccctCTTCTAAACAGATCTGGCCGCATGAACACTTGGTCGGACGTGCGTTGCTTAGGACTTGGCTCGTGGGATCGAATCTCGGTTGCAAcaattttcttcctattatttcttgttattaacttctactacttaaataaaattcttcctttatttttTCATGTAACAACTGCTTGCCCACTTGGTCAGTCGGATCCGCTTAAAGCTTGGTTtggccggaggtcacgggttcgaatctcggcttggacattttttttgttaaaacttccttcgtttagtaaaaataccaaacgacctccaaaaattgcataaaaatactataaaaatctctagaatttttctaaagcatttctaaatatttttaattactattaggactccaaatattaaaatttggggtgttacaattctccctaccttataaaaagttcgtcctcgaacttagaataattctggatatctctgtcttatactgtcctttactagtggtacttctttgtttcttagtcccttaacttctctgtccattaTCACCTATATCGCATTATACCCATTAGTGGTTCTTGAAAGACTTGTTATAATGTCCCTGGAGACCGTAGGTGCATTattcacaccaaatggcatgactacaaattcgtagtgtccatatctggtcctgggaACTATTCTGGttgtatcacttcctttcactttcaactgatggttcctagaacgcaggtttattttagagaacactgttaccctctttagctgatcaaatagatcatctattctgggaagagggtacttgtccttaactgttactttgctcagcgctctaaaatctatgcacatccgcatagaccgtctttcttcttaacgaacaactttggagctccccggggtgaatgactagggcggatgaaacccttgtcaagtagctcctgaaattgttcttgtaactcttttagctctgctagagaaattcggtacggagcttttgaaattgggttggtgtcaggaaccaattcaatttcaaactccacttctctgttgggaggtagttcaggtaactcttctggaaatacttttggatactcacagactacccgaacgttttCTTGCTtgagtctttcttgttcttctgtactcggtcctcagtacgaatgTACGGGGAAattctcttcttgacatctagttatgcatagaaaaaggcttgatatcttctctatcctttctaaacatagttatgtatatgaatataagagaaacaaaacttctatcttactaaagcgcatataagcaattactccatactgcaaataataaagaaagcataaaaggaaaacttaaatactttcttacttgaagacagcaaagatggtgctgatgtgtgatgttggagaatagaaactgctctgataccaattgtaacgaccacccttctccctactatactactctcttaGGATAACCGTTACTTAACTGGTAAGATCGAAACcatgaggagtctctaccgaaaaattttgacagcatctcccctgtaccagtaaCCATAAACTgaaatacatacatagtatacatcagccacaggtggctggaacatatattaaacatccacgcagttaaataagtgtcaaacaccaaaaatacatacttactatactgaattcatcttagcatactatctaaaataatctcaaatgacatggaactcAAAATACAATCTCAATATTTATTAATGACTAAAATGTGGAAAActcaacatcccaagtctctcccatagtcctgacatcacacaccatccgcacctcctcctcatcttcctttatctgcagtaagaggaaatgcaatctataagcaaaatgcttagtaagcgctatctaactcacaaaaatctcgatatgcatgtacatatatctataacatgaactaactgaatgcttactgaagactactcatgttcatctaatagtaaaggaatcaaccaggctgaaatgctaaacatgtaaagctactcatgctcttctaatagcaaagatcAGTAAGTTAATCTaattaacatgctagcataaaagaaaactaaacttgctgatttaaaacaaaatgaaacttatttgttctaaacttattcttttattccacttgcTTACAACTTAtgctttaatacttttatacttatgtgaaacttattttacttgttcaaaaacttatactttaatacttcaaaataataatcaacttctcttggacccggcaactgtacttgctatgcgcgcatccctaactagacccgagttagctagtcccgaatctagtagggtttactaggttatctaaacctatggatgactatgggagcccagcccaaggacaattgagagtccagcatactaggttatctaaacctagggacgactatgggagcccaacacaaggacaactgagagtctagtacagtgccactgataaaagtaaaatacttgttatcttttaatacttctaatatataatgtctcggcattttctttagcaccttgtgtgccaaaatccctaaagtcttgacttgggatctacttaaggccttggcctttttctttcttttctttatctttcttatacttgttaatacctctaataggaggatgtctcatacaaaacagcactaaaatgcttattaacattgcactgaaatgcttaacagaattgcatggaaatacttaataaagctgtactgaaatgcttaacagagttgcatgaaaatacttaataaaattgtactaaaatgctcaataaaacttcatattatgctaatcaaaattctgcatatttcgctaacagaaatctgcatactatgctaacaaaactgcactataagcttaatgaaaatctgcactataagcttacataaaaatctacattataagcttaataaaaatctgtactataagcctacataaaaatctgcatacaaacttaaactaaatctaaaacttgttggaattaaaacctacacTGCATGCTTCGTATTAAAAGGACTAAActagctgactctaaacatatgcCTCGGCAATTTAAAATGGAAACTAAAACACCAACACCGAAGATTAAACTATCCACAAACCTAATTCGTCAACGATTACCTATCACTATTTGGCAGATAGCCAATAGAGACCATTAAATTGCTACACACTAATTTAGTACATAACCCAAATTAAACGAAACTTAAGTGAATCTACCTATTACTGGTTAAGGATACAAACGGATCTGTGCACAACATATTTATTACACCATCACAAAGCTGCAGAATTCAAAACACATAAGCTATTCTCAATTATTCTCTAACCTCCTTATTCTATGCTTACACTATCTAGCATCATTACTAGATATGAAAAATGAAATCCCAAAGCTCTAGCAATAACACTTGTATCTAATTTCTTCATACATGAATCATATCAATTAAAACTAAATCAATACATTCAAAGAATGAAATTCCAGTACTGTCGATTGAACTAAAATTTACAACACACTCAAGTAGGTCTCAATATACATTGTTCTGCATAGAATTTACAACATATAAGTCTGTTACAAGTATCAGAAAATTACAAACAAATTCTGAATTGTCAATTTGTTCTTCTAAACCTAGTTTTGCTATCTATAGCCACCAACCAAAATGAAAACTCATTTCAACCATCATTATATGTTTTACCAAAGTCTATTGAAAATCTTAAATCAAtatcaaaacaaaactaacatgaatccgaaactactcttctgcaggtgaggaagcacttactgttggagcaatcccaatggtccgcgggaccatgtgtttcggtgtttgggcaaagggtttaagttaggttcacccttatatttgatatgtgtacttgagttgtgcaggactgcaggatacacatgtgactcaggttgatggcttcgggtccggtgaaggatggagcatccgaggtaccgtggacaaggcagcgaggacaagggccgatggaagcgacttcgaggcatacgcgaaggatggcattggggacgagtcgcgggcttgtatgcatccgagggacgagagccaaaggaagtaggcttgaaggcaagaggtcaaagctgcaaaggaagtgtCAAGAGGTcaaagtgcatgagagattgtactcggagtaaaattctagttttaggattttactatagcaatactgtagcagtcgactgcatgttttagcagtcgacagGTGCAGTCGGCTggcgcagtcgactgggtgcaaacagaatggttctgttcgttctgtcagtgtggagtagtcgactgctagttttggcAGTCTACTGGCATCGAGCCGTTggaatgtaacggtcgaatttccacagagggcagtcgactgcatgttttggcagtcgactggcaggcagggttttccaacccgtggcctatataaccaagcattggaagcttggttgaggttgacgaaattaaacttggttaaggtctaattagtagtctacaagtgctcaagagttttccttgtgtccaagaggtcttggtgagtttgtggtgaggtttctccacccacaaggaggtttaagCTAGTCGGAGATCTTccagggagtaatccaccgacggataggaatcgtccaccttacggacacgccgtggagtaggagctttatctctgaaccacgtaaatgatcgtgtagcttggtttgcatttcttgtcttgtattttgtttagcttgtttatttttgtattattccgctgcgcaagctaacaacgtaggaagcgaacgatttgggggcgctgtctatccaaccccccttcaagtcggccgtCCGATTCCCAACACTTACCAcgattcttggattcaaaccgaaggagacgaaggcttctagggttcgaGTTTCTTGAAATCGTagcctcttcttcgtgctcacgggtccttcttgacgagaggagctcgaattCGATAAGAGCTCGCGGAAATCCCCTTCGGtcagccgccggagacgaagctagggcttcgttctATTTCTGCCTGAGAAGAGCCCGACGCTGTgcgagagagaagaagaaaggggagaGGTTTTGGTTTCGGAAAAATAATCCCTAGGTACTCCCTTTAATACTTAACTATTTTTGTTAActaacttaaataaattcgctaccctCTTCTAAACAGATCTggccgcgtgaacacttggtcggTCGTGCGTTGCTTAGGACTTGGCTCGTGGGatcgaatctcggctgcaaccattttcttcc contains:
- the LOC121993695 gene encoding metal transporter Nramp5-like isoform X1; its protein translation is MQGFLNMKMKKWLRNLMTRSIAITPSLIVSIISGSSGAERLIIISSMVLSFELPFALLSLLKFSSSQTKMGPHKSSIYIIVVSWILGLLRVAINIYFLSTSFVSWLIDSSLPAIANVLINIIVFPLMAVYILAVIYLTFRKETEVTFVDLLNSSHVNIESGGSFQVDGMSRSEVAPVREDHADIPLPD
- the LOC121993695 gene encoding metal transporter Nramp5-like isoform X2, with product MKMKKWLRNLMTRSIAITPSLIVSIISGSSGAERLIIISSMVLSFELPFALLSLLKFSSSQTKMGPHKSSIYIIVVSWILGLLRVAINIYFLSTSFVSWLIDSSLPAIANVLINIIVFPLMAVYILAVIYLTFRKETEVTFVDLLNSSHVNIESGGSFQVDGMSRSEVAPVREDHADIPLPD
- the LOC121994586 gene encoding protein HESO1-like codes for the protein MCLSLVFVYFLLFVAAGWSNFSGSPFEDVCSANIQRFRSSRIINQSSLAQLLLSFFDKFSDIRTSGSDYSISTYEGRQKSHRFCRSLPLIIEDPFKRMENATRTVRWVELPKISNAFQNAHNKLSSEIERIEEILAMLNGKVSLHNCI